Below is a window of Prosthecobacter sp. DNA.
CGCCAGCGGCACGGAGACGAAGGACATCAGCCAGGCGGGCATCCAGACGGCGTTTCGCATCCTGCAGAAGGAGTACATCCGCAGCAGCGATCTGACCTTCGACGTGTTGAACCGTGCCGCGCTCTCCGGTCTGCTCGAACGCCTCGATTTCGGCGCTGAGCTGGTGCCACGCGTCAACGGAGCCAAGCCGGGTGCGCTCACCGGTGTGCAGACCGAATTGATCACGCCTCAAATCGCCTATCTGCGGCCGCGTGAGATCACCGAACGTGAAACAGCCGAGGTGGAGAAGCACCTGCGTGCGTTTGTGGAGGCGAAGGTCGAGCACCTCATCCTCGACCTGCGCACACCGGCACCACCGGGCGATTTCGATGATGCGGCGGATCTGCTGAGTCTGCTCGTGCCGAAGGGAGAAGTGCTCTTCAAAATGAAACAGATGGGCCAGACCACGTCCGAGACCGAAACCAACGCCCGCGAACCGGTGTGGTCGCAGTCGCTGCTCGTGCTCGTCGATGATGAAACCAACAACCTCGGCGAAACGATCGCCGCCGTGCTACGCCAGCGCAAACAGGCGCTCTTGATCGGCGCTCCGACCCGTGGTGGTGCCGTGCGCTACGAAACTGTGCCGGTGGATGCCGAATGGTCGCTGCGTTTCGCCCGCGCCGAGGTTCTGCTGGCCGATGACAGTTCCGTCTTCAAAAAAGGCCTTCAACCTGATTTTGCCGTTTACCTGCCCACAGCAACCAAACGCGTGGTGTTCCAATCCACCGAAGACGCGAGCGTCAAAAACGCCATCACCGACAAGCCACGTGCCCGTTTCAACGAGGCCGCCCTCGTCGCCAATGCAAATCCCGAGCTCGATTCCTACATCCGCCGTTCCGCCGGACAGTCATTGCCTGAAGACCAACCCAAACCGCAGGATGCCGTGCTGCAACGTGCCGTGGACCTCATCACGACCCGCACCTTCTTTCAATCGGCCAAGATCGACTGGAAACGCAAAGCGCCTGCCAGCGGCGAAACACCCGCCCGCCGTGCCATCCCCGTGACGAAGTGATGGAGATTCCCGATCAAATCGAAACAGTGGCCACGATCCGGGAGGTCATCGACTCTCGCAACTGCCACGCCCTTTTGCCCAATGGCAAAGAGATCTGGGGTTTCATCGGCAAAGGCCAGCATGACTTCCCGCTACAGGAAGGCGCCACCGTGCGCGTGCGCATGCGTGTGTCTGACTTCTCGTATGGGGAGCTGCTGGGCGTGCAGTGAGGCAGGTTCACACCTCCTCAGGCACGACGAACGGCTCGCGATACTTGTCCTTCAGCATCGCGTTCGCGGCTTCGTGGTCGATGAAGCGCTCGGTTTTGCCATCCATCTTGAGCACGGGACCGAGAGTGAGCATTTCTTTGCTCAGATCGATCTCGTTCTTCGCCAGATGCTCCTTCATGCGCTCGAAGGACTCGGCGCCGAGCTTGTCGCCTTTGATTTTCTCCAGGATCGCGTCAGGCGCCTCCTTCGCACCAAGGCGATGGCTGATGTTGCCGGTGTGGCACAGAGCGCTGGAAAGATGGCCTTCGAGAATGTCGGCATTCAAATCTTCCACGCGGCGACTGCGGCAGGCGTTGATGAAGTTTTTGAAGTGATCGTCGGCCCCTTCGAACTTCTTCATCTCCTTGCCCTCTTTGTCGAACACGATGGCCCCGGAGTAGTTCGGCACCACCACGGTGCCGCCTTCGCATTCGATGATGACGCCCACGCCCGCGCCAGTCACCCCTTCTTTCCCGTCCTTGCCCGGAGTCGGCTGGAATTTCACGCCTTTGCTCGTCTGCATGAGCTTGTCCATGTTCTTGCCCTCCTTGGATTCGGACAGGCCGCGCACTTCAAAGATGAGCGGCGCCTTTTCATAGCCGTGGTAGATGATCTGCGTGTTCGCGGTTTCGCCATCATCTTCGTAACCGAGACGACCGCCGACGCTCCACACGCTGGGCGCCAGTTCCATCTCGCCGAGGAACCAGCGCGCGATGTCCATCTGATGGATGCCCTGGTTGCCGAGGTCGCCGTTGCCATAAGCCCAAGTCCAGTGCCAGTCATAGTGCAGCTTCTTGCGCGTGAGCGGCAGCTTCGGGCCGGGACCGCACCAGAGATCGTATTCGATAGAATCAGGCACCGGCTGCTCGCCGCCAGCCGTGCCGATGCTCTTGCGGCTCTTGTAGCACAGGCCGCGCGAGACGAGGATTTTGCCGAGATTGCCCGCCTGCACAAACTTGA
It encodes the following:
- a CDS encoding S41 family peptidase, coding for MRRLAIILTFTSSMFAASGTETKDISQAGIQTAFRILQKEYIRSSDLTFDVLNRAALSGLLERLDFGAELVPRVNGAKPGALTGVQTELITPQIAYLRPREITERETAEVEKHLRAFVEAKVEHLILDLRTPAPPGDFDDAADLLSLLVPKGEVLFKMKQMGQTTSETETNAREPVWSQSLLVLVDDETNNLGETIAAVLRQRKQALLIGAPTRGGAVRYETVPVDAEWSLRFARAEVLLADDSSVFKKGLQPDFAVYLPTATKRVVFQSTEDASVKNAITDKPRARFNEAALVANANPELDSYIRRSAGQSLPEDQPKPQDAVLQRAVDLITTRTFFQSAKIDWKRKAPASGETPARRAIPVTK
- a CDS encoding Gfo/Idh/MocA family oxidoreductase, translated to MTNRRSFLKQSAAASTGVFYIAKTSWAQKSPGDTMNVAVIGFGGRGSSHIGGYKKLKDDGVRVAALCDVDSKVLGKGVESFDKEKLKVTGYTDLRKLLENKDIDAVSIATPNHWHALASIWAIQAGKDVYVEKPVSHCVWEGRQIVKAARKYSKIVQTGTQSRSSQKGIGEAVKFVQAGNLGKILVSRGLCYKSRKSIGTAGGEQPVPDSIEYDLWCGPGPKLPLTRKKLHYDWHWTWAYGNGDLGNQGIHQMDIARWFLGEMELAPSVWSVGGRLGYEDDGETANTQIIYHGYEKAPLIFEVRGLSESKEGKNMDKLMQTSKGVKFQPTPGKDGKEGVTGAGVGVIIECEGGTVVVPNYSGAIVFDKEGKEMKKFEGADDHFKNFINACRSRRVEDLNADILEGHLSSALCHTGNISHRLGAKEAPDAILEKIKGDKLGAESFERMKEHLAKNEIDLSKEMLTLGPVLKMDGKTERFIDHEAANAMLKDKYREPFVVPEEV